From a region of the Streptomyces tirandamycinicus genome:
- a CDS encoding ATP-binding protein — translation MNQHIEWRLPRSPRSAGRARAFLAEQSREWKLPDEVAETAVLLLSELVTNACRHARVPPGRQVRARCVLGSDGVLRVEVSDASEVLPCPRTAGPGDEAGRGLALVAALADAWGAHPRECGVGKTVWFEIGDGVRGRPGCADLEGADDARHDPGPPEGGPRPAATVPATVEGGP, via the coding sequence ATGAATCAGCACATCGAGTGGCGGCTGCCCCGCAGCCCGCGCAGCGCGGGCCGGGCCCGCGCGTTCCTGGCCGAGCAGTCGCGGGAGTGGAAGCTCCCCGACGAGGTGGCGGAGACGGCCGTGCTGCTGCTCAGTGAGCTGGTGACGAACGCCTGCCGGCACGCCCGCGTCCCGCCCGGCCGCCAGGTGCGGGCGCGGTGCGTGCTGGGGAGCGACGGTGTGCTGAGGGTCGAGGTGTCGGACGCGAGCGAGGTGCTGCCGTGCCCGCGTACCGCCGGACCCGGCGACGAGGCGGGACGCGGACTCGCGCTGGTCGCGGCGCTCGCGGACGCATGGGGCGCGCACCCGCGGGAGTGCGGCGTCGGGAAGACGGTGTGGTTCGAGATCGGCGACGGCGTGCGGGGCCGTCCCGGGTGTGCTGATCTGGAGGGAGCGGACGACGCGCGTCACGACCCGGGCCCGCCGGAAGGCGGGCCCCGGCCCGCCGCCACGGTTCCCGCGACCGTGGAGGGCGGGCCGTGA